The Agarilytica rhodophyticola genome has a window encoding:
- a CDS encoding aspartate/glutamate racemase family protein: MKTIGMLGGMSWESTVSYYKALNEGVKRSLGGLHSAKICMYSVDFEEIEKLQHQAKWEEAATILSKAAESVEAGGADFLLICTNTMHKIAPEIERAISIPILHIADATASHLQNDNITCVGLLGTQFTMEQGFYKDRLSDHYGIEVLIPESGERKVIHEVIYSELCLGKILEKSREKYLDIITQLHERGAQAIILGCTEIALLVQQQHTFIPLYDTTQIHAQEAIKLAISK, translated from the coding sequence ATGAAAACCATAGGAATGCTAGGTGGAATGAGTTGGGAGTCAACGGTTAGCTACTATAAGGCTTTGAACGAAGGTGTTAAGCGTTCACTGGGCGGACTTCACTCAGCAAAAATTTGTATGTACAGTGTAGATTTTGAAGAAATTGAAAAACTACAACATCAAGCAAAGTGGGAAGAAGCTGCAACAATTTTATCTAAAGCTGCCGAGTCGGTTGAAGCTGGAGGTGCCGACTTTTTGCTAATATGTACCAATACTATGCACAAAATCGCTCCTGAAATAGAAAGAGCGATTAGTATCCCAATTTTACATATTGCCGATGCTACGGCATCTCACCTCCAAAACGATAATATTACATGTGTTGGGTTGTTGGGTACACAGTTTACTATGGAGCAGGGTTTTTATAAGGATCGTTTATCTGATCACTATGGTATTGAAGTTTTGATCCCCGAAAGTGGAGAAAGAAAGGTGATCCACGAGGTGATATACTCTGAGCTTTGTTTAGGTAAGATCCTTGAAAAATCAAGAGAGAAGTATCTCGATATTATTACTCAACTGCACGAGCGAGGAGCTCAAGCTATTATCTTAGGCTGTACTGAAATAGCTCTGCTTGTACAACAGCAGCATACCTTTATACCCCTCTATGACACGACGCAAATTCATGCGCAAGAGGCCATCAAATTAGCAATATCTAAGTGA
- a CDS encoding SDR family NAD(P)-dependent oxidoreductase: protein MNKPLCIVAGVGPGNGLAFCKKFVKEGYKVAIVARSLKRMEEYAEDSEDIFPYACDLSNPDSIEATFSSIIDNLGVPQVLIYNAGSGLFSAPLETSLQDFEGAWKINALGLLCVCKLIAPSMIENGGGNILITGATASLRGGAKFAAFSSAKAAQRNLAQSLARSLGNQGIHVSLIIIDGIVDIPRTREMFPDLPDNLYMKPDAIAETYYSLTQQSDSAWTFEVDLRPRHESW, encoded by the coding sequence ATGAATAAACCGTTATGTATTGTTGCTGGTGTAGGTCCAGGGAATGGCTTAGCATTTTGCAAAAAATTTGTTAAGGAAGGCTATAAGGTTGCAATAGTTGCGAGAAGTCTTAAACGTATGGAAGAATATGCTGAAGATTCAGAGGATATTTTCCCTTATGCGTGTGATTTGTCTAATCCGGATTCAATAGAAGCTACCTTTTCGAGTATTATTGATAATCTAGGTGTGCCCCAAGTATTAATTTATAACGCCGGTTCTGGTTTATTCTCAGCGCCGCTGGAAACCTCACTACAAGACTTTGAAGGTGCTTGGAAGATTAATGCGCTAGGCTTGCTGTGTGTTTGTAAGTTAATAGCTCCTTCAATGATAGAGAACGGAGGAGGTAATATCCTTATTACAGGTGCAACTGCGTCTCTGCGTGGCGGTGCCAAATTTGCTGCTTTTAGCTCTGCCAAGGCTGCGCAGCGCAATCTTGCACAGTCTTTAGCTCGCTCACTTGGCAATCAAGGTATCCATGTTTCCCTGATAATTATTGATGGTATTGTCGATATTCCAAGGACAAGGGAAATGTTTCCTGATCTTCCTGATAATCTATATATGAAGCCAGATGCTATTGCCGAAACATATTATAGCCTGACACAACAGAGTGATAGCGCTTGGACTTTTGAAGTAGATCTTCGCCCACGACACGAATCATGGTAA